In one bacterium genomic region, the following are encoded:
- a CDS encoding aminotransferase class I/II-fold pyridoxal phosphate-dependent enzyme: protein MEFERIKRLPPYTLGVVVAMMAEARKRGADIINLGMGNPDIPTPPHIVTKLVDAAQMGKNHRYSVSRGIPKLRIAVCDWYKRNYDVDLDPDSEAIMTIGAKEALSHLMIAVTSPGDVVLVPNPTYPIHTYSVVIAGAEVGGIRIDPEMNMETDFLESLEKVVRSSHSKAKFLILSFPSNPTTQTVGLAFFEKIVDFARAHKLMVIHDFAYADLYFEGPKPPSILQVKGAKDVAVEIYSLSKGYSMPGWRVAFLCGNKDLVYALTRLKSYFDYGQFAPIQIAATVALNGPQHYVKEIREIYQKRRDILCEGLSRVGWPIEKPKGTMFVWAKIPEAFREMKSLEFSKLLLSRAEVCVSPGIGFGEYGDGYIRFALVENEKRIRQAVNGIKKVISS, encoded by the coding sequence ATGGAATTTGAGCGCATCAAAAGGCTTCCGCCCTATACCCTGGGCGTCGTGGTGGCCATGATGGCCGAGGCGCGCAAGAGGGGCGCCGACATCATCAACCTGGGGATGGGGAATCCGGACATCCCGACGCCGCCGCACATCGTCACGAAATTGGTCGACGCCGCCCAGATGGGAAAGAATCACCGCTATTCGGTCTCGCGCGGCATCCCCAAACTCCGCATCGCCGTCTGCGACTGGTACAAACGCAACTACGACGTGGACCTCGATCCCGACAGCGAGGCCATCATGACGATCGGGGCCAAGGAGGCCCTCTCGCACCTGATGATCGCGGTGACCTCGCCCGGCGACGTCGTCCTCGTGCCCAATCCCACGTATCCCATCCATACGTATTCGGTGGTTATCGCCGGCGCGGAGGTCGGGGGCATCCGGATCGATCCCGAGATGAACATGGAGACCGACTTCTTGGAAAGCCTCGAGAAGGTGGTGAGGTCCTCCCACTCCAAGGCCAAGTTTCTGATCCTCTCGTTTCCCTCGAATCCGACGACGCAGACGGTGGGCCTCGCCTTCTTCGAAAAAATCGTGGACTTCGCGCGGGCGCACAAACTCATGGTCATCCACGACTTCGCCTACGCCGATCTCTACTTTGAGGGTCCCAAGCCACCGTCGATCCTGCAGGTCAAGGGGGCCAAGGACGTCGCCGTCGAGATCTACTCCCTCTCCAAGGGCTACAGCATGCCGGGCTGGCGGGTCGCGTTCTTGTGCGGCAACAAGGACCTGGTCTACGCGCTCACGCGGCTCAAGAGCTACTTCGACTATGGCCAATTCGCCCCGATCCAGATCGCGGCCACGGTGGCCTTGAACGGACCACAGCACTACGTGAAGGAAATCCGGGAGATCTACCAGAAGCGGAGGGACATCCTCTGCGAGGGCCTCTCGCGGGTCGGCTGGCCGATCGAAAAGCCCAAAGGCACGATGTTCGTCTGGGCGAAGATCCCCGAGGCCTTCCGGGAGATGAAGTCCCTCGAGTTCTCCAAGCTTCTGCTCTCCAGGGCCGAGGTGTGCGTCTCACCGGGGATCGGCTTTGGCGAGTATGGCGACGGCTACATTCGTTTCGCACTGGTCGAGAACGAAAAAAGGATCCGGCAGGCGGTTAACGGAATCAAAAAGGTGATCTCCTCATGA
- a CDS encoding homoserine dehydrogenase, with protein MTTTKREIGIGLIGLGTVGAGVWKLLQDNHDVLEQRTGVSIRVRKVCVSDLKKKRAVDVPKDLLTANPDDVINNPGIAIVVELIGGLEPAGSIILKAFEKGKHVVTANKALLADRAAVLFQKGREKGLALGFEASVAGGIPILKAIREGFIANRIQEIYGIINGTSNYILTEMSDKGAAFADVLKQAQKEGYAEQDPTFDVKGVDAAQKLAILIALAHGVEPPKSGVFTEGIDGLTPLDIEFAKKLGYSIKLLAICKEREGRIQARVHPTMIPLGHPLADVKGVFNAIFLKGDAVGETMFLGRGAGMMPTASAVVSDIAQIAQMIASGIVVPVPAPLRRDADLQPIEDLVTDYYLRFSVVDKPGVLAQIAALLGEQGISIASVYQQERDEGSRVPIVVMTHEARERNIRLAISKIDKLDAVLDKTVLIRVEHLK; from the coding sequence ATGACAACGACAAAACGTGAGATTGGAATCGGTTTGATCGGACTGGGCACCGTCGGCGCGGGGGTCTGGAAACTCCTGCAGGACAATCACGACGTGCTTGAGCAAAGGACCGGCGTCTCGATCAGGGTCCGCAAGGTCTGCGTCAGCGACCTCAAGAAGAAGCGCGCCGTCGACGTCCCGAAAGACCTCCTGACGGCGAATCCTGATGACGTCATCAACAACCCGGGAATCGCGATCGTCGTCGAGCTGATCGGAGGGCTGGAACCCGCGGGGTCGATCATCCTCAAGGCCTTCGAGAAGGGCAAGCACGTGGTCACGGCCAACAAGGCCCTGCTGGCGGATCGTGCGGCCGTCCTCTTTCAAAAAGGGCGGGAAAAGGGGCTGGCGTTGGGTTTCGAGGCCTCGGTGGCGGGCGGCATCCCCATCCTCAAGGCGATCCGCGAGGGATTCATCGCGAACCGGATCCAGGAGATCTACGGCATCATCAACGGCACCTCCAACTACATCCTGACGGAGATGTCGGACAAAGGCGCGGCCTTCGCGGACGTCCTGAAGCAGGCCCAGAAGGAGGGCTATGCCGAGCAGGACCCGACCTTTGACGTCAAAGGCGTCGACGCCGCCCAAAAGCTCGCCATCCTGATCGCGCTGGCGCACGGCGTGGAGCCACCGAAATCCGGGGTGTTTACCGAAGGCATCGACGGCCTCACGCCGCTCGACATCGAGTTCGCGAAGAAGTTGGGCTACTCGATCAAGCTCCTGGCCATCTGCAAGGAGCGGGAAGGGCGCATCCAGGCCCGTGTGCATCCGACGATGATCCCCCTGGGCCATCCCCTCGCGGACGTGAAGGGCGTCTTCAACGCGATCTTCCTCAAGGGCGACGCCGTGGGAGAGACCATGTTCCTCGGCCGCGGGGCGGGGATGATGCCGACGGCTTCGGCGGTCGTGAGCGACATCGCCCAAATCGCGCAGATGATCGCATCTGGGATCGTCGTGCCGGTTCCGGCGCCCCTACGACGGGACGCGGACCTCCAACCGATTGAAGATCTCGTGACCGACTATTACCTGCGGTTCTCCGTCGTCGATAAGCCCGGCGTGCTCGCCCAAATCGCCGCCCTCTTGGGAGAGCAGGGGATCAGCATCGCCAGCGTCTATCAGCAGGAAAGGGACGAGGGCTCGCGGGTGCCCATCGTCGTCATGACCCATGAAGCGCGCGAGCGGAACATCCGCCTTGCGATCTCTAAGATTGACAAGCTGGACGCCGTGCTGGACAAAACAGTCCTCATTCGGGTGGAGCATTTGAAATAG
- the thrC gene encoding threonine synthase produces MAYSGLITKYAKYLPIDPKSVVSLNEGNTPLLPAPRLAAMIGEGVQVYLKLEGLNPTGSFKDRGMTYAVSKALESGSRAVVCASTGNTSAAQAAYAARAGIKSYIVIPKGKIALGKLTQAMIHGSSIVAVDGNFDESLTIVRRVAEEGYATMVNSLNPHRIEGQKTAAFEVCEALGRAPTHHALPVGNAGNITAYWKGYKEYRGEGMIDSLPKMTGFQAAGAAPIVLGHPVKKPETVATAIRIGNPASWKQAVAARDESGGLIDKVTDREILGAYRLLATTEGYFCEPASAASVAGVLKYAKKGYFKKGDLIVCTLTGHGLKDPDTALKTGKPPVIVKPDFKKVLKALHLA; encoded by the coding sequence ATGGCCTATAGCGGACTCATCACAAAATACGCGAAGTATTTGCCGATCGACCCCAAGAGCGTCGTTTCGCTCAACGAGGGAAATACGCCGCTCCTGCCGGCGCCCCGGCTGGCCGCGATGATCGGGGAAGGCGTCCAGGTCTATCTGAAACTGGAAGGCCTGAATCCCACCGGCTCCTTCAAGGACCGGGGTATGACCTACGCCGTTTCCAAGGCGTTGGAGTCCGGATCACGCGCCGTCGTCTGCGCTTCGACCGGCAACACGTCGGCCGCGCAGGCGGCTTACGCGGCCCGGGCGGGCATCAAATCCTACATCGTCATTCCGAAGGGCAAGATCGCGCTCGGCAAGCTCACCCAGGCCATGATCCACGGCTCCTCCATCGTCGCCGTCGACGGCAATTTCGACGAATCGCTGACGATCGTCCGCAGGGTGGCGGAAGAAGGTTACGCCACGATGGTGAATTCCTTGAACCCGCATCGGATCGAAGGGCAGAAAACGGCCGCGTTCGAGGTGTGTGAAGCCCTGGGACGGGCGCCGACGCACCACGCGTTGCCGGTCGGCAACGCCGGCAACATCACCGCGTACTGGAAGGGTTACAAGGAGTACCGCGGCGAGGGAATGATCGACTCGCTCCCTAAGATGACCGGCTTCCAGGCGGCCGGCGCGGCTCCCATCGTCCTTGGGCATCCCGTCAAAAAGCCGGAGACGGTCGCGACGGCCATCCGCATCGGCAACCCGGCGTCCTGGAAGCAGGCGGTCGCCGCGCGGGATGAATCGGGGGGCTTGATCGACAAGGTGACCGACCGGGAGATTCTCGGCGCCTACCGTCTCCTGGCCACGACCGAGGGTTATTTCTGCGAACCGGCCTCAGCGGCCTCCGTCGCCGGGGTCCTCAAGTACGCCAAGAAGGGCTACTTCAAGAAGGGCGACCTCATCGTCTGCACGCTGACGGGCCACGGCCTGAAAGACCCGGACACGGCCCTCAAGACGGGAAAGCCGCCGGTGATCGTGAAACCGGACTTTAAGAAGGTGTTGAAGGCTTTGCATCTCGCATAG
- a CDS encoding HIT domain-containing protein produces the protein MEFILGPKEKGCVFCNRVRRKSDRKDLIVHRGKTCFVILNKYPYNPGHLMVVPNRHVSSLTQLKPGEYGEILTLMARAEKVLGGAMRPQGFNMGLNLGKAAGAGIDDHLHFHVIPRWFADTNFWPVIAETKSMPQHLLATQNLLKKFWK, from the coding sequence ATGGAATTCATCTTGGGCCCCAAGGAAAAGGGCTGCGTCTTCTGCAACCGCGTCCGGCGCAAATCCGACCGGAAAGACCTGATCGTGCACCGTGGCAAAACATGTTTCGTCATCCTGAACAAGTACCCCTACAACCCCGGACACCTCATGGTGGTTCCCAACCGGCACGTCTCTTCGCTCACTCAGCTCAAACCCGGGGAGTATGGGGAGATCCTCACCTTGATGGCGCGGGCCGAAAAGGTGCTGGGCGGGGCCATGCGCCCGCAGGGTTTCAACATGGGCCTGAATCTGGGAAAGGCGGCGGGGGCGGGGATCGACGACCATCTTCACTTCCACGTCATCCCGCGGTGGTTCGCGGACACCAACTTCTGGCCGGTCATCGCCGAAACCAAGTCGATGCCGCAACACCTGCTCGCCACCCAAAACCTGTTAAAGAAGTTTTGGAAGTAG
- a CDS encoding MBL fold metallo-hydrolase produces the protein MQITWVGHACLLIETANVRCLTDPWLSDPIFGGAIRHEPPRVHRLEDLPAPDIVCITHCHFDHFHDETLRRIDRSTPIVIPWSPIRNIRAELKAIGFRDVRQLRAWKSCTFRDLKITAIPSVGVPEEIAYVIEGEGQAVFDAADCVFEPIAELVGKRYRLDIGFIPFCGWDHSGLMGLQPEKIWKPDYDSLAKACVDLGLRHVVPAASNAVWYPEELRWLNERVCPGKAVEFMETVERLGGGRTRPLAMNPGDRWLGGEDRVTSAGLGPQISPAADATSPDWKTWLNDPNLKILEPEELESAMNDFLKSRRNHLLRVLPLSPKIVLSMLTTRFELASFYEGRNLFFEIDFRRWNPVKLGAHKTSSQFGLVMDWKDLCALVQGAVDSQDLVISQRMKMYYLPKSEYFRRVFGLEFIFFTRSLARLARAA, from the coding sequence ATGCAAATCACCTGGGTGGGGCACGCCTGTCTCCTGATTGAGACCGCCAACGTCCGTTGCCTGACGGACCCCTGGCTGTCTGATCCCATCTTCGGCGGAGCCATCCGGCACGAGCCGCCTCGTGTTCACCGTCTGGAGGACCTCCCCGCCCCCGACATCGTTTGCATCACGCATTGCCACTTCGACCATTTCCATGATGAGACCCTCCGCCGGATCGACCGATCGACGCCGATCGTCATTCCCTGGAGTCCGATTCGAAACATCCGGGCCGAGCTCAAGGCCATCGGATTTAGGGACGTGCGTCAGTTGAGGGCCTGGAAATCATGCACGTTCCGCGATCTCAAGATAACCGCCATCCCTTCCGTCGGAGTTCCCGAGGAGATCGCATACGTGATCGAGGGCGAGGGACAGGCCGTCTTTGACGCCGCCGATTGCGTGTTCGAGCCGATCGCCGAACTCGTAGGAAAACGTTACCGGCTGGACATCGGATTCATCCCCTTTTGCGGGTGGGACCATTCGGGGCTCATGGGTTTGCAGCCGGAAAAAATCTGGAAACCCGATTACGATTCACTGGCCAAGGCATGCGTCGACCTCGGGCTGCGCCACGTTGTTCCGGCGGCTTCGAACGCCGTCTGGTATCCGGAGGAACTGCGGTGGTTGAACGAGCGCGTCTGCCCGGGCAAGGCGGTTGAGTTCATGGAGACCGTCGAGCGTTTGGGAGGGGGCCGGACACGGCCTTTGGCGATGAACCCGGGAGACCGGTGGTTGGGCGGGGAGGATCGGGTCACGTCCGCCGGGCTTGGCCCCCAGATCTCTCCGGCGGCCGATGCAACGTCGCCGGATTGGAAGACCTGGCTGAACGATCCAAATCTCAAGATCCTTGAACCCGAGGAACTGGAATCCGCGATGAACGATTTTCTCAAATCGCGCCGCAATCACCTGCTCAGAGTCCTTCCGCTCAGTCCCAAGATCGTCCTTTCGATGCTGACCACGCGGTTCGAGTTGGCCTCCTTTTATGAGGGGCGGAATCTCTTTTTTGAGATCGATTTCCGGCGATGGAATCCCGTGAAGTTGGGCGCGCACAAAACGAGTTCGCAGTTCGGGCTCGTCATGGATTGGAAGGACCTTTGCGCCTTGGTCCAGGGAGCGGTGGACAGCCAGGACCTCGTGATTTCGCAGCGGATGAAAATGTATTACCTGCCCAAGTCGGAATACTTCAGGCGCGTTTTCGGTCTGGAGTTCATTTTTTTCACCCGAAGCCTCGCCCGGCTGGCCCGGGCCGCCTGA
- a CDS encoding radical SAM protein — MKIGLINAIPLHRLPVTHAYFQTLSLPLGLLYVGTYLMEHMPGAQVLIKDNADDLMEAGIDVLGIYSVTQNFGYAREIAREAKGKGIVTVIGGPHVTALPHRLEPEFDFGVVGEGEETFYELVNLLGRGYTIKDDRWKKVPGIVYNDRHSGAFFTGRRHEKKNLDDYPIPRRELWAKQLGTAHIITSRGCPFSCSFCSEPVLWDAYRMHSPAYVVREIQDILSHFPIRHILIFDDIFTISQQRLSEMADLFERAGIPDRLSFSCWGRTHLINEAMVEHLLRMNFNFIAFGIESASQRILSQLKKGATVESHQKAIDLCHRAGLKLACTFIIASPGETLDDLKMTYDFIRKNQDKMSGIEINPAVPLPGTPLWQQAMSRGLVSEDMNWEKLSDWSVFEEFTLDRYVVMNENFFKPDYQDMFKRMYDLYREIIDKGEIAEHTLNYVNPTMEPAKLL, encoded by the coding sequence ATGAAAATAGGACTCATCAACGCCATCCCTCTCCACCGTCTGCCCGTCACACATGCCTATTTTCAAACACTATCCCTCCCTCTGGGACTTCTCTACGTGGGCACCTACTTGATGGAACACATGCCTGGGGCACAAGTCTTGATCAAGGACAACGCCGACGATCTCATGGAGGCCGGCATTGACGTTTTGGGTATTTATTCGGTCACGCAGAATTTCGGCTATGCGAGAGAGATCGCCCGGGAGGCCAAGGGAAAGGGGATCGTCACGGTGATCGGCGGTCCCCACGTAACCGCGCTGCCCCATCGCCTCGAGCCGGAGTTCGATTTTGGGGTGGTGGGCGAGGGCGAGGAGACCTTTTACGAGTTGGTCAATCTTCTGGGCCGCGGATACACGATCAAGGACGACCGTTGGAAGAAGGTCCCCGGAATCGTGTACAACGACCGCCACTCGGGTGCCTTCTTCACCGGACGCAGGCACGAAAAGAAGAACCTCGACGACTACCCGATCCCTCGCAGAGAGTTGTGGGCCAAACAGCTTGGCACGGCCCACATCATCACCTCCCGAGGCTGCCCGTTCAGCTGTTCGTTCTGCTCCGAACCCGTCCTCTGGGACGCCTACCGGATGCATTCGCCCGCCTACGTCGTCAGGGAGATCCAAGATATCCTGTCTCATTTCCCGATCCGCCACATCCTGATCTTCGACGACATCTTCACCATCAGCCAGCAGCGCCTGAGCGAAATGGCGGACCTCTTCGAGAGGGCTGGGATTCCCGATCGGCTGTCCTTCAGTTGCTGGGGAAGGACTCATCTCATCAATGAAGCGATGGTGGAACATCTCCTGCGCATGAACTTCAATTTTATCGCCTTCGGGATCGAGTCGGCCTCGCAGCGGATTCTTTCGCAGCTCAAGAAGGGCGCGACGGTCGAGTCCCATCAGAAGGCGATCGACCTCTGCCACCGGGCGGGTTTGAAACTCGCCTGCACCTTCATCATCGCCTCCCCGGGCGAAACGCTGGACGACCTCAAGATGACCTACGATTTCATCCGAAAGAACCAGGACAAGATGTCCGGAATAGAAATCAATCCGGCGGTCCCGCTTCCGGGAACTCCGCTCTGGCAGCAAGCCATGAGCCGCGGTCTGGTGAGCGAAGACATGAATTGGGAGAAACTTTCGGACTGGAGCGTCTTTGAGGAATTCACTCTGGACCGGTACGTCGTCATGAACGAGAATTTCTTCAAGCCGGATTATCAGGACATGTTCAAGAGGATGTACGATCTTTACCGGGAGATCATCGACAAGGGGGAAATCGCCGAGCACACACTCAACTACGTCAATCCCACGATGGAACCCGCCAAGCTGCTTTAA
- a CDS encoding TylF/MycF/NovP-related O-methyltransferase has translation MIKIDFPLAVLSQAELISNRCLVPVPPFIPEIPCSIEDPVFDQYWRIVRDWTYLDIYKAKSVWDLAMETAALEGDFIECGCHLGGLGFLLAFFIRHHGLKKKVFLCDSFQGMPEPDPVVDTFYRKGMLKSDLERCREFIASHDLQSTAVVLPGWFEDTIPAFEDRQRFSLVHIDCDIYQSTLTCFENLYPKAVASAPVIMDDFYIPPAGERTAAMQWISQTEETLQMGPLSQVYFRKGVSVRDAEEWIVEDCDGIAISVKELAQNRAYLAFLKGVQERLLQESENLARLRGVLESS, from the coding sequence ATGATCAAGATCGATTTTCCTCTCGCGGTCCTTTCACAGGCGGAGCTCATATCCAATCGGTGCCTCGTTCCCGTTCCTCCGTTTATTCCCGAAATTCCCTGCAGCATCGAGGACCCCGTCTTCGACCAATATTGGCGCATTGTCCGCGACTGGACTTACTTGGACATCTACAAGGCAAAGAGCGTTTGGGATTTGGCTATGGAGACCGCGGCTTTGGAGGGGGATTTCATCGAATGCGGATGCCATCTCGGCGGCTTGGGTTTCCTCCTCGCCTTCTTTATCCGGCACCACGGTTTGAAGAAGAAAGTCTTTTTGTGCGACAGTTTCCAAGGAATGCCGGAGCCGGATCCGGTCGTCGACACATTCTACCGAAAAGGAATGTTGAAGAGCGATCTCGAACGCTGCAGGGAGTTCATCGCTTCCCATGATCTCCAGTCAACGGCCGTCGTGCTGCCGGGATGGTTCGAAGACACGATTCCCGCTTTCGAAGATCGGCAGCGCTTTTCCCTCGTGCACATCGACTGCGACATTTATCAAAGCACCCTCACCTGCTTTGAGAACCTCTATCCGAAAGCGGTTGCCAGCGCGCCCGTCATTATGGACGATTTTTACATCCCCCCCGCGGGTGAACGGACGGCCGCGATGCAGTGGATCTCCCAGACGGAAGAAACTCTTCAGATGGGGCCCTTGTCCCAGGTTTATTTCAGAAAGGGCGTTTCCGTTCGCGATGCCGAAGAGTGGATTGTGGAGGATTGCGACGGAATCGCAATATCCGTGAAGGAACTGGCTCAAAACAGGGCCTATCTTGCGTTCCTGAAGGGCGTCCAGGAGCGGTTGCTCCAGGAGTCCGAAAACCTGGCCCGGTTGAGGGGCGTCTTGGAATCCTCGTGA